A section of the Larus michahellis chromosome 1, bLarMic1.1, whole genome shotgun sequence genome encodes:
- the BBS10 gene encoding BBSome complex assembly protein BBS10 isoform X2, protein MSRRPEPSRLAQEAAALAGAVRGALGPRGGRALLVRPTGQALLTRDGRRLLEALSLEPPTARMMAACACSHRAATGDGAKTFVVLLAGLLGGLREAGGGLRRALRAFEEEVLERAVAQGLRGHLLSALPGRQAEAGALEALLEAYLGGRLGPGERRRLARLGGEFCRRCSAPAADPRPQVLRLLGSRFAELHATVAGLPLASSRVLPGIILRRDFAAYCPAGGDLRAVLVTEPLRTPLPAPGVEFVVESEGQYQASLCWISRRTEALMKHLQSNDVKLLLSSVKQEEVVIYYAKLHGVSVVESLSSEEIALIREITGVSPYAPFGDNIHREITETAVATFCRPLLLGSKRCVHIGFTSVCAFQPHCLILCGPVDGVNEQHAAALQGAFTMLQQLFKRVDLREECKAEGESQNEAADAYSWHSSATQKQLAIENISCNNNWVSEQLETHRDETETEIIDPDLQGSDSPACVQTNLQIPSNPISHIIEFSVATEGDGSSRDMQKPHAKCEHPGDLSEKHKSDSLGDNWKSYSTAVSAADNADVVTVRECLDVGKDVEKTSCNAVPFKHGSSCVSIAQNYSNSLIEAGSVLPVGGYFEILLSYYIQHYAKQFRQSEVTVIANVVADALLSIPKALYRTTERNGFTKFYLKAINALRKNQPLPINEKGLELVYCKYQLVISVLHCVTELLSIDLIIGVKRPLQKIEDNDSEDDF, encoded by the exons ATGTCGCGGCGGCCGGAGCCCAGTCGGTTGGCGCAggaggcggcggcgctggcgggtGCGGTGCGCGGCGCCCTGGgtccgcggggcgggcgggcgctgctGGTGCGGCCCACGGGGCAGGCGCTGCTGACGCGGGACGGGCGGCGCCTGCTGGAGGCGCTCAGCCTGGAGCCGCCGACGGCCAG GATGATGGCGGCCTGCGCCTGCAGCCACCGCGCCGCGACGGGGGACGGCGCCAAGACGTTCGTGGTGCTGCTGGCCGGCCTGCTGGGCGGGCTgcgggaggcgggcggcggcctGCGGCGGGCGCTGCGGGCCTTCGAggaggaggtgctggagcgggccGTGGCGCAGGGCCTGCGAGGGCACCTGCTGTCGGCCCTCCCCGGGCGGCAGGCGGAGGCGGGCGCCCTGGAGGCGCTGCTGGAGGCCTACCTGGGCGGCCGGCTGGGGCCGGGCGAGCGGCGGCGCCTGGCCCGCCTTGGCGGGGAGTTCTGCCGCCGCTGCAGCGCCCCGGCCGCCGACCCCCGCCCGCAGGTGCTGCGGCTCCTCGGGAGCCGCTTCGCCGAGCTGCACGCCACCGTGGCCGGCCTCCCCCTAGCCAGCTCCAGGGTCCTACCCGGCATCATCCTCCGCAGGGACTTCGCGGCCTACTGCCCGGCGGGGGGGGACCTGCGGGCCGTGCTCGTCACCGAGCCCCTCCGGACCCCCCTTCCGGCCCCCGGCGTCGAGTTTGTAGTCGAGTCCGAGGGTCAGTATCAAGCCTCCTTGTGCTGGATCTCCAGGAGAACAGAAGCCCTAATGAAACACCTGCAGAGCAACGATGTCAAGCTGTTACTGTCAAGCGTGAAGCAAGAGGAAGTAGTTATCTACTATGCAAAATTGCACGGTGTGTCTGTGGTAGAGTCCTTATCGTCGGAAGAAATTGCCCTGATCCGTGAAATCACAGGAGTCTCACCTTACGCACCTTTTGGTGATAATATACACAGAGAAATCACTGAAACCGCAGTGGCAACGTTTTGCCGGCCCTTGCTGCTGGGCTCAAAGAGATGTGTTCACATTGGCTTCACCAGCGTGTGCGCCTTTCAGCCCCATTGCCTAATTCTCTGTGGGCCAGTCGATGGTGTTAATGAGCaacatgctgctgctttgcaaggGGCGTTTACAATGCTGCAGCAGCTATTTAAGAGAGTTGATCTGAGGGAGGAATGCAAAGCTGAAGGTGAAAGCCAGAATGAAGCCGCAGATGCTTACAGCTGGCATTCTTCAGCTACTCAGAAGCAACTCgcaatagaaaatatttcttgtaacAATAATTGGGTTTCTGAACAACTGGAAACACACAGGGAtgaaacagagacagaaattatAGACCCTGACTTGCAGGGAAGTGACAGTCCAGCATGTGTGCAAACAAACTTGCAGATACCCTCAAATCCCATCTCGCACATTATAGAATTCAGTGTTGCCACCGAAGGAGATGGGTCTTCAAGAGACATGCAGAAACCACATGCAAAATGCGAGCATCCAGGTGACTTGAGTGAGAAGCATAAAAGCGATTCACTTGGGGACAATTGGAAGAGCTACAGCACTGCTGTATCAGCAGCAGATAATGCTGATGTAGTCACTGTGCGTGAATGCCTAGATGTTGGCAAAGATGTAGAGAAAACAAGTTGCAATGCAGTTCCATTTAAACATGGAAGCAGTTGTGTAAGTATTGCACAGAATTATTCCAACTCCCTCATAGAAGCAGGATCGGTTTTGCCAGTAGGAGGTTACTTTGAAATCCTGTTAAGCTATTATATTCAGCACTATGCAAAACAGTTTCGGCAGTCAGAAGTAACTGTCATAGCTAATGTAGTTGCTGATGCTTTGCTAAGTATTCCCAAGGCCTTATACAGGACAACAGAACGAAACGGCTTTACCAAATTCTATCTCAAAGCCATAAATGCACTCAGAAAAAATCAGCCACTGCCTATAAATGAGAAAGGCTTAGAATTAGTGTATTGCAAATACCAGTTAGTCATTTCAGTTCTTCACTGTGTTACAGAGCTTCTCTCCATAGATTTAATAATCGGTGTAAAGCGGCCACTGCAAAAAATTGAGGATAATGACTCAGAAGATGACTTCTGA
- the BBS10 gene encoding BBSome complex assembly protein BBS10 isoform X1, translated as MMAACACSHRAATGDGAKTFVVLLAGLLGGLREAGGGLRRALRAFEEEVLERAVAQGLRGHLLSALPGRQAEAGALEALLEAYLGGRLGPGERRRLARLGGEFCRRCSAPAADPRPQVLRLLGSRFAELHATVAGLPLASSRVLPGIILRRDFAAYCPAGGDLRAVLVTEPLRTPLPAPGVEFVVESEGQYQASLCWISRRTEALMKHLQSNDVKLLLSSVKQEEVVIYYAKLHGVSVVESLSSEEIALIREITGVSPYAPFGDNIHREITETAVATFCRPLLLGSKRCVHIGFTSVCAFQPHCLILCGPVDGVNEQHAAALQGAFTMLQQLFKRVDLREECKAEGESQNEAADAYSWHSSATQKQLAIENISCNNNWVSEQLETHRDETETEIIDPDLQGSDSPACVQTNLQIPSNPISHIIEFSVATEGDGSSRDMQKPHAKCEHPGDLSEKHKSDSLGDNWKSYSTAVSAADNADVVTVRECLDVGKDVEKTSCNAVPFKHGSSCVSIAQNYSNSLIEAGSVLPVGGYFEILLSYYIQHYAKQFRQSEVTVIANVVADALLSIPKALYRTTERNGFTKFYLKAINALRKNQPLPINEKGLELVYCKYQLVISVLHCVTELLSIDLIIGVKRPLQKIEDNDSEDDF; from the coding sequence ATGATGGCGGCCTGCGCCTGCAGCCACCGCGCCGCGACGGGGGACGGCGCCAAGACGTTCGTGGTGCTGCTGGCCGGCCTGCTGGGCGGGCTgcgggaggcgggcggcggcctGCGGCGGGCGCTGCGGGCCTTCGAggaggaggtgctggagcgggccGTGGCGCAGGGCCTGCGAGGGCACCTGCTGTCGGCCCTCCCCGGGCGGCAGGCGGAGGCGGGCGCCCTGGAGGCGCTGCTGGAGGCCTACCTGGGCGGCCGGCTGGGGCCGGGCGAGCGGCGGCGCCTGGCCCGCCTTGGCGGGGAGTTCTGCCGCCGCTGCAGCGCCCCGGCCGCCGACCCCCGCCCGCAGGTGCTGCGGCTCCTCGGGAGCCGCTTCGCCGAGCTGCACGCCACCGTGGCCGGCCTCCCCCTAGCCAGCTCCAGGGTCCTACCCGGCATCATCCTCCGCAGGGACTTCGCGGCCTACTGCCCGGCGGGGGGGGACCTGCGGGCCGTGCTCGTCACCGAGCCCCTCCGGACCCCCCTTCCGGCCCCCGGCGTCGAGTTTGTAGTCGAGTCCGAGGGTCAGTATCAAGCCTCCTTGTGCTGGATCTCCAGGAGAACAGAAGCCCTAATGAAACACCTGCAGAGCAACGATGTCAAGCTGTTACTGTCAAGCGTGAAGCAAGAGGAAGTAGTTATCTACTATGCAAAATTGCACGGTGTGTCTGTGGTAGAGTCCTTATCGTCGGAAGAAATTGCCCTGATCCGTGAAATCACAGGAGTCTCACCTTACGCACCTTTTGGTGATAATATACACAGAGAAATCACTGAAACCGCAGTGGCAACGTTTTGCCGGCCCTTGCTGCTGGGCTCAAAGAGATGTGTTCACATTGGCTTCACCAGCGTGTGCGCCTTTCAGCCCCATTGCCTAATTCTCTGTGGGCCAGTCGATGGTGTTAATGAGCaacatgctgctgctttgcaaggGGCGTTTACAATGCTGCAGCAGCTATTTAAGAGAGTTGATCTGAGGGAGGAATGCAAAGCTGAAGGTGAAAGCCAGAATGAAGCCGCAGATGCTTACAGCTGGCATTCTTCAGCTACTCAGAAGCAACTCgcaatagaaaatatttcttgtaacAATAATTGGGTTTCTGAACAACTGGAAACACACAGGGAtgaaacagagacagaaattatAGACCCTGACTTGCAGGGAAGTGACAGTCCAGCATGTGTGCAAACAAACTTGCAGATACCCTCAAATCCCATCTCGCACATTATAGAATTCAGTGTTGCCACCGAAGGAGATGGGTCTTCAAGAGACATGCAGAAACCACATGCAAAATGCGAGCATCCAGGTGACTTGAGTGAGAAGCATAAAAGCGATTCACTTGGGGACAATTGGAAGAGCTACAGCACTGCTGTATCAGCAGCAGATAATGCTGATGTAGTCACTGTGCGTGAATGCCTAGATGTTGGCAAAGATGTAGAGAAAACAAGTTGCAATGCAGTTCCATTTAAACATGGAAGCAGTTGTGTAAGTATTGCACAGAATTATTCCAACTCCCTCATAGAAGCAGGATCGGTTTTGCCAGTAGGAGGTTACTTTGAAATCCTGTTAAGCTATTATATTCAGCACTATGCAAAACAGTTTCGGCAGTCAGAAGTAACTGTCATAGCTAATGTAGTTGCTGATGCTTTGCTAAGTATTCCCAAGGCCTTATACAGGACAACAGAACGAAACGGCTTTACCAAATTCTATCTCAAAGCCATAAATGCACTCAGAAAAAATCAGCCACTGCCTATAAATGAGAAAGGCTTAGAATTAGTGTATTGCAAATACCAGTTAGTCATTTCAGTTCTTCACTGTGTTACAGAGCTTCTCTCCATAGATTTAATAATCGGTGTAAAGCGGCCACTGCAAAAAATTGAGGATAATGACTCAGAAGATGACTTCTGA